From Actinoplanes oblitus, a single genomic window includes:
- a CDS encoding FHA domain-containing protein: MRFEVSKVLDAIEARLTTDPALARAVVDLSEVVRYADLDGGRPASLVRLGLLVDALGRYVAEENVPVYVIAPRGLLSDTDLTSNERMVVRRWADDGKVEVVPQMEDRVLEVAEMLGLPVLTRDREDRFRASRPWVAEPGRLLALVSQQGGPTLVARVGRGEAVPPTPRSPLGERLLARIWKCADFNCTTFGTGGDSDSPFADMRTFTSPVAQPPPALRAGVPTCPRHGERLKDAGPRPATEVLSVRIDGVIRQRFTVSEDQPVVVGRAPEGGGGVMLGQWLTQDARKWISRGHVRFALRAGEITVKDISTNGTGVRPGGSPDDDQRVTLHRDESRILGPDDVVELYAGVHVGRAKLWNNGGVIQPQSVMAEAPTMAIRPVGR, from the coding sequence GTGAGATTCGAGGTCAGCAAGGTTCTCGACGCCATCGAGGCCCGGCTCACCACGGACCCGGCTCTCGCCCGGGCCGTGGTCGATCTGTCGGAGGTGGTGCGCTATGCCGACCTCGACGGTGGTCGCCCGGCCAGCCTGGTCCGGCTCGGTCTGCTGGTCGACGCCCTCGGCCGTTACGTCGCCGAGGAGAACGTCCCGGTCTACGTGATCGCCCCGCGCGGTCTCCTCTCCGACACCGACCTCACCTCGAACGAGCGGATGGTGGTCCGCCGCTGGGCCGACGACGGCAAGGTCGAGGTGGTCCCGCAGATGGAGGACCGGGTGCTGGAGGTGGCCGAGATGCTCGGCCTGCCGGTGCTCACCCGTGACCGGGAGGACCGGTTCCGTGCCAGCCGCCCGTGGGTGGCCGAGCCCGGCCGGCTGCTCGCCCTGGTCTCGCAGCAGGGCGGCCCCACGCTGGTGGCCCGGGTCGGCCGGGGCGAGGCGGTCCCGCCCACCCCGCGCTCGCCGCTCGGCGAGCGGTTGCTCGCCCGGATCTGGAAGTGCGCGGACTTCAACTGCACCACGTTCGGCACCGGCGGCGACTCGGACAGCCCGTTCGCCGACATGCGCACGTTCACCAGCCCGGTGGCGCAGCCGCCGCCGGCTCTGCGGGCCGGCGTGCCGACCTGCCCGCGGCACGGCGAGCGGCTCAAGGACGCCGGCCCGCGCCCGGCCACCGAGGTGCTCTCGGTGCGCATCGACGGCGTGATCCGGCAGCGCTTCACCGTCTCGGAGGACCAGCCGGTGGTGGTCGGCCGGGCGCCGGAGGGCGGTGGCGGGGTGATGCTCGGCCAGTGGCTCACCCAGGACGCTCGCAAGTGGATCAGCCGGGGCCACGTCCGGTTCGCGCTGCGCGCCGGCGAGATCACCGTGAAGGACATCAGCACCAACGGCACCGGCGTGCGCCCGGGCGGCTCACCCGACGACGACCAGCGAGTCACCCTGCACCGCGACGAGAGCCGGATCCTCGGGCCGGACGACGTCGTCGAGCTGTATGCCGGGGTGCACGTGGGCCGCGCCAAGCTGTGGAACAACGGCGGCGTGATCCAGCCGCAGTCGGTGATGGCCGAGGCCCCGACCATGGCGATTCGTCCCGTCGGCAGGTGA
- the rocD gene encoding ornithine--oxo-acid transaminase, whose protein sequence is MTTVEFRTPAALADAERWTAHNYHPLPVVVAEADGAWVTDVDGRRYLDMLAGYSALNFGHRHPGLIAAAHAQLDRLTLTSRAFVHDQFAAFCRGLAELCGKDLVLPMNTGAEAVETAIKVARKWGYQVKGVPDGQAEIIVADGNFHGRTTTIVSFSTDPEARADFGPYTPGFVVVPYGDAAALAAAITPNTVAVLVEPIQGEGGVLIPPAGYFTAVREACTANNVLLIADEIQSGLGRTGKTFAIEHENVVPDMYVLGKALGGGIVPVSAVAANRDVLGVLKPGEHGSTFGGNALACAVGDAVVGLLRTGEFQERSARLGQRLEAGLSALIGKGLVAVRCRGLWAGVDIDPALMTGRQACERLAERGVLAKDTHGSTIRLAPPLVITEEDLDHAIAQLAAVLAA, encoded by the coding sequence GTGACGACAGTGGAATTCCGTACGCCCGCCGCGCTCGCCGACGCCGAGCGCTGGACCGCGCACAACTACCACCCGCTGCCCGTCGTCGTCGCCGAGGCCGACGGCGCCTGGGTCACCGACGTCGACGGCCGCCGCTACCTGGACATGCTCGCCGGATACTCGGCGCTGAACTTCGGGCACCGGCACCCCGGCCTGATCGCCGCCGCGCACGCCCAGCTGGACCGCCTCACGCTGACCAGCCGCGCGTTCGTGCACGACCAGTTCGCCGCGTTCTGCCGCGGCCTGGCCGAGCTGTGCGGCAAGGACCTGGTGCTGCCGATGAACACCGGCGCCGAGGCGGTGGAGACCGCCATCAAGGTCGCCCGTAAGTGGGGTTACCAGGTCAAGGGCGTGCCGGACGGGCAGGCCGAGATCATCGTGGCGGACGGCAACTTCCACGGCCGGACCACCACCATTGTCAGCTTCTCCACCGACCCGGAGGCGCGGGCCGACTTCGGGCCGTACACCCCGGGCTTCGTGGTGGTGCCGTACGGCGACGCGGCGGCGCTGGCCGCCGCGATCACGCCGAACACGGTCGCCGTCCTGGTCGAGCCGATCCAGGGCGAGGGCGGCGTGCTGATCCCGCCGGCCGGGTACTTCACCGCGGTCCGCGAGGCCTGCACCGCAAACAACGTGCTGCTGATCGCCGACGAGATCCAGTCCGGCCTGGGCCGCACCGGCAAGACCTTCGCGATCGAGCACGAGAACGTCGTCCCGGACATGTACGTGCTCGGCAAGGCACTCGGCGGCGGCATCGTGCCGGTCTCCGCTGTCGCCGCGAACCGTGACGTGCTCGGCGTCCTGAAGCCGGGCGAGCACGGCTCCACCTTCGGCGGCAACGCCCTGGCCTGCGCGGTCGGCGACGCCGTCGTCGGACTGCTGCGCACCGGCGAGTTCCAGGAGCGGTCGGCCCGGCTCGGGCAGCGCCTGGAGGCGGGCCTCTCGGCGCTGATCGGCAAGGGCCTGGTCGCGGTACGCTGCCGCGGCCTGTGGGCGGGCGTCGACATCGACCCGGCACTGATGACCGGACGGCAGGCATGCGAGCGCCTGGCCGAGCGTGGCGTCCTGGCCAAGGACACCCACGGCTCGACGATCCGCCTCGCGCCCCCGCTGGTGATCACCGAGGAGGACCTGGACCACGCGATCGCCCAGCTCGCCGCGGTCCTGGCCGCCTGA
- a CDS encoding 1-acyl-sn-glycerol-3-phosphate acyltransferase encodes MSLPPPWVRRLVIAPAVVLLAVTLLTTLPVWLLFALAVSPLVPGRLRVPRLVFLLIVYLVWDAAALLTLAVLWLASGCGRWIRGPAFQRAHYVVTGWFLRTLFWFARWSLHLAIDVVGTDPDTAQPGRPEIVVSRHAGPGDSFTLIHALVNWFAREPRIVLKAALQWDPAVDVLLNRLPNRFITPGRTTTATLEEQIGDLATGLDENDAFVIFPEGGNFTPHRKINAIARLRAGGHEEMATKAEGLRNLLPPKPGGLLAAIDAAPDAGVIFVAHTGLDRMITVGDVWRELPMDKRLVMRFWSVPPEEVPADDQDRIDWLYAWWARIDTWIEENRPAPRPLWIDRGAG; translated from the coding sequence ATGAGCCTGCCGCCGCCCTGGGTCCGTCGCCTGGTGATCGCCCCGGCCGTCGTGCTGCTCGCCGTGACGTTGCTCACCACCCTGCCGGTCTGGCTGCTCTTCGCGCTGGCGGTCTCCCCACTGGTGCCGGGCCGGCTGCGGGTGCCCCGGCTGGTCTTCCTGCTCATCGTCTATCTGGTCTGGGACGCCGCGGCGCTGCTCACGCTGGCCGTGCTCTGGCTGGCCTCGGGCTGCGGCCGGTGGATCCGCGGCCCGGCCTTCCAGCGCGCGCACTACGTGGTGACCGGCTGGTTCCTGCGTACGCTGTTCTGGTTCGCCCGCTGGTCGCTGCACCTGGCGATCGACGTGGTCGGCACCGACCCGGACACCGCGCAGCCGGGCCGGCCGGAGATCGTGGTGAGCCGGCACGCCGGCCCGGGCGACTCGTTCACCCTGATCCACGCGCTGGTCAACTGGTTCGCCCGGGAGCCGCGGATCGTGCTGAAGGCCGCGCTGCAGTGGGACCCGGCGGTCGACGTGCTGCTCAACCGCCTGCCGAACAGGTTCATCACGCCCGGCCGGACCACCACCGCGACGCTCGAGGAGCAGATCGGCGACCTGGCCACCGGCCTGGACGAGAACGACGCCTTCGTGATCTTCCCGGAGGGCGGTAACTTCACCCCGCACCGCAAGATCAACGCGATCGCCCGGCTGCGCGCCGGCGGCCATGAGGAGATGGCCACCAAGGCGGAGGGCCTGCGCAACCTGCTGCCGCCGAAACCGGGCGGCCTGCTCGCCGCCATCGACGCGGCCCCGGACGCCGGCGTGATCTTCGTGGCGCACACCGGACTGGACCGGATGATCACGGTCGGCGACGTGTGGCGCGAGCTGCCGATGGACAAGCGGCTGGTGATGCGCTTCTGGAGCGTGCCGCCGGAGGAGGTGCCGGCCGACGACCAGGACCGGATCGACTGGCTCTACGCCTGGTGGGCGCGGATCGACACGTGGATCGAGGAGAACCGGCCGGCGCCGCGGCCACTGTGGATCGACCGCGGCGCCGGCTGA
- a CDS encoding patatin-like phospholipase family protein, which translates to MVDGPVAFVLGGGGVLGAVEVGMLRALFRAGFRPDVVVGTSIGAVNGALVAAEPGEAVTDRLVRLWTSPEAAAVYGDSIGRQMRRFAARTHLHSPLPLRRLLEGELGEDATFADLKVPFHCCAASIERAAEHWFDSGPLVDAVLASSAVPGLLPPTEIGGEHFVDGGIVNSIPIGEAVRLGARLVFVLQVGRVERQLSVPRRPWEVAQVAFEIARRHRFAREMSSLPGGVRVHVLPSGGGESRDDSPWAYRDMALVGRRISRAYTASRRYLAANVHPLPEPGGR; encoded by the coding sequence ATGGTCGACGGTCCGGTGGCGTTCGTGCTCGGCGGTGGCGGTGTGCTCGGGGCGGTCGAGGTGGGCATGCTCCGCGCGCTGTTCCGGGCCGGGTTCCGGCCGGACGTGGTGGTCGGCACGTCGATCGGCGCGGTCAACGGCGCCCTGGTCGCCGCCGAGCCGGGCGAGGCGGTCACCGACCGGCTGGTCCGGCTCTGGACGTCGCCGGAGGCGGCGGCCGTCTACGGCGACTCGATCGGCAGGCAGATGCGCCGGTTCGCGGCCCGTACCCACCTGCACTCGCCGCTCCCGCTGCGCCGGCTGCTGGAGGGTGAGCTGGGCGAGGACGCCACCTTCGCCGACCTGAAGGTGCCGTTCCACTGCTGTGCGGCAAGCATCGAGCGGGCCGCCGAGCACTGGTTCGACAGTGGGCCGCTGGTCGACGCGGTGCTCGCCTCGTCGGCGGTGCCCGGCCTGCTGCCGCCGACGGAGATCGGCGGGGAGCACTTCGTGGACGGCGGGATCGTCAACTCGATCCCGATCGGTGAGGCGGTCCGGCTCGGCGCGCGACTCGTCTTCGTGCTCCAGGTGGGCCGGGTGGAGCGGCAGCTCAGCGTGCCGCGACGGCCGTGGGAGGTGGCACAGGTGGCGTTCGAGATCGCCCGTCGCCATCGGTTCGCGCGGGAGATGTCCTCGCTGCCCGGCGGCGTCCGGGTGCACGTGCTGCCCAGCGGCGGTGGCGAGAGCCGCGACGACTCGCCCTGGGCCTATCGGGACATGGCGCTGGTCGGCCGCCGGATCAGCCGGGCGTACACCGCCTCCCGGCGCTACCTGGCCGCCAACGTGCATCCGCTGCCGGAGCCGGGCGGCCGTTGA
- a CDS encoding cyclic nucleotide-binding protein gives MTYVETRTNVWEALAGRAPGAPAGPADAGLWHAVADRLNPASARPELRGGIEVRHRTTVRGGRYVMLRSPEDGGRSRYLRLAPEEYQLALMMDGTSTVARLVAEFARIAGRLAPDQVRRVVADLAGNRMLEDLPRDAFRPLRELHQEPLPKRAGSSLLAAVRGRRILSVPADGLLTGLYNGAGKLLFTRPAVWLGTLLALAGGVLFLFTWQRGSSALFLTGDSYLLGAIALLLLNVVAHGLYELGHALAAKRVGREVPSAGLMLHFGLPTVFVDTSDVWMAGRRARIAVTAAGPATGLALAGLAQLIGLAVPITGGLAFKLAFLFYLHTFFNLSPLLPLDGHYLLMDWLEIPDLRARGLAWLGGRLRRRGPRWSTLDREGRLIGLYGVLALFWAAAAVVLGYRLWTDRVHGLVIGLWYEGVAARLLLAVMLLGLAAPPLYFLLGRFGAGWRRWRRRAAERDQEKDMPRRLAALHASDLGGLPEPALQSLAARARWEHPPTGRQLVLAAEHQAAVYVVVEGALHGRRPGDPGGSIRHHAGPGSVVGLAAALTGRTASLDWHAAAGATLLAVPTSTVATVIGPLPGPPPMERAEAEALFADTPALAGLEEDQQLALIAAAHPVDLDPGAPVMLHGPTHAVVVESGVIAMADGTELRRGTLVGPVGDGNPGMVAQTRTPVRLWIIPDASDLPPLIGVEARPGAPMPSVRPGAPLAVRPGAVHPPLAVPPGPPPEGDEEFDVDRHFEKRMWVFVSLLVVVSVAGLALDLGTGPAWAEMPTERVLLTVDRGTAVTSGGGGAAATLDVDDQRYLSAGTQVEAPARSRARLTFPGGGAVLLCPGARITLNAAAVASGREPAPSGRLTLESGRVLAGTAGTSGAFQPLGLTIARVQGDVTNTGKAWYSVDLASIAVANGTVTAGGVTSQPSGGDLSCGDGVKVTQPSVSEGDDASEAPFPSAPTTPATTAPSVSGSPSSASPSASASPSTSATPDPDETTRPNGQTTRTARPTTRPTTTTRPPTRPTATSTTSQPTAPTTTGSTPTATSSTTSPAPEQTTSPPEGTTGPS, from the coding sequence TTGACGTACGTCGAAACCCGGACCAATGTCTGGGAAGCTCTGGCCGGCCGGGCGCCGGGAGCCCCGGCGGGTCCCGCCGACGCCGGTCTCTGGCACGCCGTCGCCGACCGCCTGAACCCGGCCAGCGCCCGCCCCGAGCTGCGCGGCGGTATCGAGGTCCGGCACCGCACCACGGTCCGTGGCGGGCGGTACGTGATGCTCCGCTCGCCCGAGGACGGCGGCCGCAGCCGCTACCTCCGGCTGGCTCCGGAGGAGTACCAGCTGGCCCTGATGATGGACGGGACCAGCACGGTGGCCCGGCTGGTCGCCGAGTTCGCCCGGATCGCCGGGCGGCTCGCCCCGGACCAGGTCCGCCGGGTGGTCGCCGACCTGGCCGGCAACCGGATGCTGGAGGACCTCCCGCGGGACGCCTTCCGCCCGCTGCGCGAGCTGCACCAGGAACCGCTGCCGAAACGGGCGGGCAGCTCGCTGCTGGCCGCCGTCCGCGGCCGCCGGATCCTCTCGGTGCCGGCCGACGGCCTGCTCACCGGCCTCTACAACGGCGCCGGCAAGCTGCTCTTCACCCGCCCGGCGGTCTGGCTCGGCACACTGCTGGCGCTGGCCGGCGGGGTGCTGTTCCTGTTCACCTGGCAGCGGGGCAGCAGCGCGTTGTTCCTGACGGGTGACTCGTACCTACTCGGCGCGATCGCACTGTTGTTGCTCAACGTGGTCGCCCACGGGCTCTACGAGCTCGGCCACGCGCTGGCCGCCAAACGGGTCGGCCGAGAGGTGCCGTCCGCCGGGCTGATGCTGCACTTCGGCCTGCCGACCGTCTTCGTCGACACCAGCGACGTGTGGATGGCCGGCCGCCGGGCCCGGATCGCGGTCACCGCCGCCGGGCCGGCCACCGGCCTGGCGCTGGCCGGGCTGGCCCAGCTGATCGGCCTGGCCGTACCGATCACCGGCGGCCTCGCCTTCAAACTGGCCTTCCTGTTCTACCTGCACACCTTCTTCAACCTCAGCCCGCTGCTGCCGCTCGACGGGCACTATCTGCTGATGGACTGGCTGGAGATCCCGGACCTGCGGGCCCGCGGCCTGGCCTGGCTGGGCGGGCGGCTGCGCCGGCGCGGCCCGCGCTGGTCGACCCTGGACCGTGAGGGGCGCCTGATCGGGCTCTACGGGGTGCTCGCCCTGTTCTGGGCGGCCGCCGCCGTGGTCCTGGGTTACCGGCTGTGGACCGACCGGGTGCACGGCCTGGTGATCGGCCTCTGGTACGAGGGCGTCGCCGCCCGCCTGCTGCTCGCCGTGATGCTGCTCGGCCTCGCCGCCCCGCCGCTCTACTTCCTGCTCGGCCGGTTCGGCGCCGGCTGGCGGCGCTGGCGCCGGCGGGCCGCCGAGCGCGACCAGGAGAAGGACATGCCCCGCCGGCTGGCCGCGCTCCACGCGTCCGACCTGGGCGGGCTGCCCGAGCCGGCACTGCAGTCGCTGGCCGCCCGGGCCCGCTGGGAGCACCCGCCGACCGGCCGCCAGCTGGTGCTGGCCGCCGAGCACCAGGCCGCCGTCTACGTGGTGGTCGAGGGCGCCCTGCACGGCCGCCGGCCCGGCGACCCGGGCGGCAGCATCCGGCACCACGCCGGCCCGGGCAGCGTGGTCGGCCTGGCCGCCGCGCTCACCGGCCGTACCGCCTCCCTGGACTGGCACGCCGCCGCCGGTGCCACCCTGCTCGCCGTGCCCACCTCGACGGTGGCCACCGTGATCGGCCCGCTGCCCGGCCCGCCGCCGATGGAGCGGGCCGAGGCCGAGGCGCTGTTCGCCGACACCCCGGCGCTGGCCGGCCTGGAGGAGGACCAGCAGCTCGCGCTGATCGCCGCGGCCCACCCGGTCGACCTGGACCCGGGCGCCCCGGTGATGCTGCACGGGCCGACCCACGCGGTGGTGGTCGAGTCCGGTGTGATCGCCATGGCGGACGGCACCGAGTTGCGCCGCGGCACGCTGGTCGGCCCGGTCGGCGACGGTAACCCGGGGATGGTGGCGCAGACCCGTACCCCGGTCCGGCTCTGGATCATCCCGGACGCCTCCGACCTGCCGCCGCTGATCGGTGTCGAGGCCCGGCCGGGCGCGCCGATGCCCAGCGTCCGGCCCGGCGCCCCGCTGGCGGTCCGGCCCGGCGCGGTGCACCCGCCGCTGGCGGTGCCGCCCGGCCCGCCACCGGAGGGTGACGAGGAGTTCGACGTCGACAGGCACTTCGAGAAGCGGATGTGGGTGTTCGTCAGCCTGCTGGTCGTGGTCAGCGTCGCCGGCCTGGCCCTGGATCTGGGCACCGGTCCGGCCTGGGCGGAGATGCCGACCGAGCGGGTGCTGCTCACCGTCGACCGGGGCACCGCGGTGACCAGCGGGGGCGGCGGCGCCGCGGCCACCCTGGACGTCGACGACCAGCGTTACCTGAGCGCCGGCACGCAGGTCGAGGCGCCGGCCAGGAGCCGGGCCCGGCTGACCTTCCCGGGTGGCGGCGCGGTGCTGCTCTGCCCGGGCGCCCGGATCACCCTGAACGCGGCGGCGGTGGCGTCCGGCCGGGAGCCGGCCCCGTCCGGCCGGCTGACCCTGGAGAGCGGGCGGGTGCTCGCCGGCACGGCCGGCACCAGCGGCGCGTTCCAGCCCCTCGGCCTGACCATCGCCCGGGTGCAGGGCGACGTCACCAACACCGGCAAGGCCTGGTACTCCGTCGACCTGGCGTCGATCGCGGTGGCCAACGGCACCGTCACCGCGGGCGGCGTGACCAGCCAGCCCAGCGGTGGCGACCTGAGCTGTGGCGACGGGGTCAAGGTGACCCAGCCGTCGGTCAGCGAGGGCGACGACGCGTCCGAGGCGCCGTTCCCGTCCGCCCCGACCACGCCGGCCACCACCGCGCCGAGCGTGAGCGGCAGCCCGAGCAGCGCGTCGCCGAGCGCCTCGGCGTCGCCGAGCACCAGCGCCACACCGGACCCGGACGAGACCACCAGGCCGAACGGTCAGACCACCCGGACGGCCCGGCCGACCACGCGACCGACCACCACCACCAGGCCGCCGACGCGACCGACGGCGACCTCGACCACGTCGCAACCGACAGCGCCGACGACGACCGGCTCGACGCCGACCGCCACGTCGAGCACGACGTCGCCCGCGCCGGAGCAGACCACCTCGCCGCCGGAGGGGACGACCGGGCCGAGTTGA
- a CDS encoding MerR family transcriptional regulator — translation MLLIGELAELAGTSPRTLRYYEEHGLVRASRDANGYRQYEDGELRVVHEIRTLLASGFGLDDIRPFVACLRAGNSAGHVCPDSVAVLRRKIAEVDDYLGQLTDVRERLHDQLSQALEHRETRCRMTP, via the coding sequence ATGCTGCTGATCGGAGAACTGGCCGAGCTGGCCGGGACCAGTCCGCGGACGCTGCGCTACTACGAGGAGCACGGCCTGGTCCGCGCCAGCCGGGACGCGAACGGCTACCGGCAGTACGAGGACGGCGAGCTGCGCGTGGTGCACGAGATCCGCACCCTGCTGGCGTCCGGGTTCGGCCTGGACGACATCCGGCCCTTCGTCGCCTGCCTGCGGGCCGGCAACAGCGCCGGTCACGTCTGCCCGGACTCGGTGGCGGTGCTCCGCCGCAAGATCGCCGAGGTGGACGACTACCTCGGCCAGCTCACCGACGTCCGGGAGCGGCTGCACGACCAACTGAGCCAAGCCCTCGAGCACCGGGAGACGCGATGCCGGATGACGCCCTGA
- a CDS encoding trypsin-like peptidase domain-containing protein, which produces MNENETNPRPADAGAEHSSTERVESEQPTAAQPPVAPHVAAHQSAAPTPGAQHPAHPTPPAGPQPPHNPWAQPGGYQPTGYHPAAPQPPQVPQSPWQQPVSGVPTSGGYQPFGHQQQPGYGQYHQPANPEGVVPVWAQPPAGEPPRPGRGRKFILAGAAAVLVALLSGGVGAATALAMHDDNGAPALQSGNSSVTRVVDRSSLAQIASAVQDSVVSITTQSGEGSGVVLSADGYIVTNNHVVASATGDTVNIIFADGKKATATIVGTDPRTDLAVVKASGVSGLKAATFGDSSKMEVGDTVLALGSPLGLEGSVTAGIISAKDRTIESGGEDQQGQGQDPFGGSQQQQQQSGTTTMTGLLQTDAPINPGNSGGALVNTNGEVIGINSAIATSGQSSGNIGLGFSIPSNKATAVAKALMEGKKVSHPALGVSVTTAENGGALVSQVVANSAAAKAGIQQGDVITKVDGKEIAQSDDLVAAVQTGEVGQKMTISFTRNGAAKSVTVTLQESR; this is translated from the coding sequence ATGAACGAGAACGAGACCAACCCGCGGCCCGCGGACGCCGGCGCTGAGCACAGCAGCACGGAGCGGGTGGAGTCTGAGCAGCCGACTGCCGCGCAGCCGCCGGTTGCCCCGCACGTCGCCGCTCATCAGTCCGCGGCCCCCACCCCGGGTGCCCAGCACCCGGCGCACCCCACGCCACCGGCCGGCCCGCAGCCGCCGCACAACCCCTGGGCCCAGCCCGGTGGCTACCAGCCCACCGGCTACCACCCGGCCGCCCCGCAGCCGCCCCAGGTGCCGCAGTCGCCGTGGCAGCAGCCGGTCTCCGGGGTGCCGACCTCCGGTGGCTACCAGCCCTTCGGCCACCAGCAGCAGCCCGGTTACGGGCAGTACCACCAGCCGGCCAACCCCGAGGGCGTCGTCCCGGTCTGGGCCCAGCCGCCCGCCGGCGAGCCGCCCCGCCCCGGCCGCGGTCGCAAGTTCATCCTGGCCGGCGCCGCGGCGGTGCTCGTCGCGCTGCTCTCCGGCGGGGTCGGCGCCGCCACCGCGCTGGCGATGCACGACGACAACGGCGCTCCCGCGCTGCAGTCCGGCAACTCCTCGGTCACCCGGGTGGTGGACCGCTCGTCGCTGGCCCAGATCGCCTCCGCGGTGCAGGACAGCGTGGTGTCGATCACCACCCAGTCGGGTGAGGGCTCCGGCGTGGTGCTCAGCGCCGACGGCTACATCGTCACCAACAACCACGTGGTCGCCAGCGCCACCGGTGACACCGTGAACATCATCTTCGCGGACGGCAAGAAGGCCACCGCCACCATCGTCGGCACCGACCCGCGGACCGACCTGGCAGTGGTCAAGGCCTCCGGGGTGAGCGGGCTGAAGGCCGCCACCTTCGGCGACAGCTCGAAGATGGAGGTCGGCGACACCGTGCTGGCGCTCGGCAGCCCGCTGGGCCTGGAGGGCTCGGTGACCGCCGGCATCATCAGCGCCAAGGACCGCACCATCGAGTCCGGTGGCGAGGACCAGCAGGGCCAGGGCCAGGACCCGTTCGGCGGCTCGCAGCAGCAGCAACAGCAGTCGGGCACCACCACGATGACCGGCCTGCTGCAGACCGACGCCCCGATCAACCCGGGCAACTCCGGCGGCGCGCTGGTCAACACGAACGGCGAGGTGATCGGGATCAACTCGGCGATCGCCACCTCCGGACAGAGTTCCGGCAACATCGGCCTGGGCTTCTCCATCCCGAGCAACAAGGCGACCGCCGTCGCCAAGGCGCTGATGGAGGGCAAGAAGGTGAGCCACCCGGCGCTCGGCGTCAGCGTGACCACCGCGGAGAACGGCGGCGCCCTGGTCAGCCAGGTGGTGGCGAACAGCGCCGCGGCCAAGGCCGGGATCCAGCAGGGCGACGTGATCACCAAGGTCGACGGCAAGGAGATCGCCCAGTCCGACGACCTGGTGGCAGCGGTCCAGACCGGCGAGGTCGGTCAGAAGATGACCATCAGCTTCACCCGCAACGGTGCCGCCAAGTCGGTGACCGTGACGCTCCAAGAGTCTCGGTAA
- a CDS encoding thioredoxin family protein, which yields MPDDALITITDATFDELVRQARLPVVVDFWAQWCPPCGPMSRLLAELAPEFAGQLVIGTLDADENPVAARTYRVLAMPTLLFFRDGVVTQSIVGARPKSMLRSALTSALTPYANL from the coding sequence ATGCCGGATGACGCCCTGATCACCATCACCGACGCCACCTTCGACGAGCTGGTCCGCCAGGCCCGGCTGCCGGTGGTGGTGGACTTCTGGGCACAGTGGTGCCCGCCCTGCGGCCCGATGTCACGGCTGCTCGCCGAGCTGGCGCCGGAGTTCGCCGGGCAACTCGTGATCGGCACCCTGGACGCCGACGAGAACCCGGTCGCGGCACGTACCTACCGCGTCCTGGCCATGCCGACCCTGCTGTTCTTCCGGGACGGTGTGGTCACCCAATCGATCGTCGGCGCGCGGCCGAAGTCGATGCTGCGCTCGGCGCTGACCAGCGCGCTGACACCGTACGCGAATCTTTGA